AATTTCTCTCGTTTTCGTTTGGCTTTAGTTTTCTCCTTGGTCAAGTCGAAGCATCACCTCTGAAGAGCAGGGAAACCATTCCTCGTTCAGAGCGTGGACTTGGTAAAATAAAagacaaatattttttttaagttaaagaatatatacatacatatcaaaGATGGAATGATATTACTAGtaaaatcataataattttaataaattttttaattttatataatttacacATATTTTCACCCCATGATGTGAAATTTCGGACAACACATTTTACCCTTCAGTGAAAAAAACCTATTCAAATGCCTCTGACCTTTTACAGCAAGAAAAAGCCAAAGAGGTGGAAAAGAGAACATTCCTGTTTCACTATAAAAGGggcttttcttcttcaatttttgttttttaatatttatttttcccTCATTCACATTCACAACTCGCTCCCTCAGTCATTGGAGCCTTTTTAATGGTTTCTCTGAAGTTTCTTTCAGACCAAACAAAACCCAAAGAAAGGGCACCAACACCAACCTCCCCAAACTGGCAAGTGAAAGAGAAAGGAAAGTATTAGTAAATTCCATTAACCAATCAACATTCATTCTTCTCTTTCCCTATTATTGGTGGGaagtttctctctcttctctcagtTATTTTGGATCTGTGGAATGCTCCTCTCTTTCCTTGAACTAGGGTTTGTCTCTCTAAATTTGGCAAAATGCTGCCACTATCACTCTCCACATGTCCCTCTGTTGCATTTAGTTAGCAACCCAGAAAGCTTTTTATCTTCTTCTACTTTCTAAAGCTCTTTATTGTTTCTTCTTTTAGTAAAGAAAATGGCTAGAGAGAAGATTCAGATCAAGAAGATAGATAACGCCACGGCAAGGCAAGTCACCTTTTCTAAACGCCGAAGAGGGCTTTTCAAGAAAGCTGAGGAGCTTTCCGTCCTCTGTGATGCTGATGTTGCTCTCATCGTcttctcctctactggcaagctATTTGAGTACTGCAGCTctaggtctctctctctctccctctctccctctgtGTATATTCATTTACTTTTTGCTTATATCATTATATCTACCTACATCATTGAATTATCACTGTGAAAGTTACTCTTGTTAAGAGAAAGCGTTTGATGTTTTTGACCTACTAGTGTGAGAAGTTGGGTGAGTTTCTCTATACAGGAAGATGAAGTGAAGCGACCCTCTTCATCACTAGGAATTGCTGCTGAACTGTGCGGTTCTTGTTCTTTCTGTTTTCTTTTTCCCCCCGGACAGTGTGTTATActtgaaaatattaaaatacaaGAGAGTGGTATATCGGTAATGTTGAAGGTTTGATATGGATTTTCGTGAAAAGATATGATATGAGTTAGACTAGCTTTTTAAGCTGAGGATCTATTTTGTTACTGTTTATAGGGTGTATAATCACGTCAATCAAGTCTTTGTTATTTGGTCTCATTTTATATTGTATTGCCTTTGGTTAATacttatatatatgtattaaatgttaatattcaaaattttgtacTGTTTCTTAAATGGGAATGTGATTCTTTCATGGAATATTGCTGTGCGGTTGGATAGAATGCCTTTTGCTATTGGCTTCAGTTTGCTTCTGAAGCCTTCATCATCATTATTATCTTCTCTTTTTAGTGGacttttttttctcttattttttcttCCCTTTTGTATTGTATGTTATTCCTGACAAAAAAGGATGCTGGTTATGGCCCCTTCAATTTCCCTCTTGTGTTCTATGGGATAAAGGTTGTTGGTTATAAGATGAGCAGACATTTTACGTCATGTAtcagaaagcatgcccaaaaagctaATATTATCGGCAAGGACCTATATGTTCTTGTAGGGAAAGCAAAAGGTCTAATTGGATAATACGTAGAAAGCAGCAAGTGTGGGTTAGAATGTTAATTATTATAGTTTCTTGATAGTATATACCAAAATAATTACTAAAGATCAACTAGATAACATGTATTAATGGTAATTGTATCAGTTTAATGATGTGAGGAAGACCCAAAATATTAGGGAAATAAAAATGCATGTGTTGTCATATGTTGAGATGTTAATCGTTTCTAATGTTGCCGCATGTGATATTGTTGAGTAAAAAGATTTAAGTGAAGAAGGGGATAAAGATAAACAAGGAGGAGAAAAAGATAAACCCAAGAAGATAATGAATAGCAGCTTGGATCTTGGATAGTGTTTTAGTGTGtttttcttccttttcctttggtttctttttctttttgtggtCCTCGAATAGCTTAAGTTAGAAAATTGGTAACTAGAGAGCTATTCGAAATTTAGCCTTTCCATTTTGGGGTTTTCCATCATTGGCCGCTACACAAGTGTAGCATAAAGACTTAGAATGCTTGACGTAACGGTTGATCACTAACCTCAGCTATTATCGGTATATTTGTTCATTGAAATGCTATTTTACAAGTATTAGAATGGGTAATGCTTGTTTGATTGATACTGGATAGAAACTAGCAGCTGTCTTTATAGAAATTTTGTGGAGAAATGCCTTTTGTGTTAAGCTATTATGCATCTAGGCAAATGTAGAGGTTAAGTAGTGAATTATTTGAAAACTAATAGGAAATATAACTTGCCATTAGCAAGCAACTTTATGAGATTAATTTCATCCGGTGGTGAAACTTGTATAGCTTTTAGTAagagaaggggggggggggggggggtgggtggGTTTCTTCTTTTGCCCCTTTATCTTTCTTTGGTATCCCAAAAGATGTTGGTCATATGCTGATGTTATATATTTGCTCTTTGAGAAGAAAAAACTCCCTTTAATCGATTGATTTTTATGTTGGATGTGTGGGAAGAGGATGATAGGAATGTTGTTCTGTTCAATTATGAATGAGCAGTTGAAAAAAAATAAGTGGGTCTAAAAAGAGGTTTTTAAAGGGTAAATACAAACAAATATTTTTGTGTTCTCTTGTGCTGTGGCCTTTTATCTGCAAGGATGATCTGGTATTTGAAGGAATTGCTTTTATTAATACACTTGATTAATTAGCATTAAATTGATTTGAGGGGCTGGAGGAGTGGAGAAATTACAACTACATGTACATTGGAAGGAACAAAAGATATTGGTCTAGTTGTCTAGTTGACCAGATGTTATGATTTTGTTAGGGTTGCAATTCATTATCTTCAAATTTTGGTTTGCAGGAGTGAATCATGTTTAGATGTCATGGAGtggtagcaaaaaaaaaaaaaaaaaaaaaaaaaaaaacaaacaaacaaactaAGAAAGAAAGGAGACTGGGAAAATGGATATCAACTGCTATGGTAGGAATatgtgttatttttttatttgatcttgaattggaaagaaatatgaaattcaGCCCTTCTCTTTTCCATCTTTGAAGGTGGAAGCAGGTATAGAAACTCAGAGAAGGTGCACATCTTTTAAACTGTGCAATCATCACATTCTTTCCTTTTAAGGCAGGGAGTTTATTTACTTACAGATATCAATGACTCTGATGTTATGAAACTGTTCGGTTTATTATGTTTCAAGATTTCAACTATCCATCCTCTAATACAGTTCGACATTTCCAGGCAAAAATTAggcatttataaaatataaattactaatttggtttgtgatttgtaaacaTCTTCTACAATCTTTTCATTAAATGTCTGGTTGATTATCATCTTTTCCTTTTGGCTTAGCTCTAGCGACCAAGTTGTTGTCAATTTTCAATTATGAGATTCCCAACTTGGAGCAGGTTTTGATGTGTTTGTGATAATGCTTGTGATAATGCTCTCATCATTGATAATCTATTTTATTATTTAGGGAATGCTTCATAACCTAGCACCATCTGCGGCTCCATGCTGCGTGTCACTGAACTTTTCAGTTTTTGTGCTATTCCAAAGAAATACGTTAGAATCTCATTATCCCCTTTCTAGTTGGACAACTcggattttatttgattatttaaaCGTATAGCATTCATTGTCTTCATTTGATTTATGTGAATCTTGAATCCTCACCTTTGACGTGAACAAATACTGTATTTAGTCATTCACTTGAAATGGAAATTAACTATAGTTTGGAattttatttttaggtttttttTGGAGCTTATAGCATTGAGTTTTATTGTGAAATTTCCTTTTCATGTTTTTGGATGGCTAAATGAATCAGACAAATATCATCCCTTCTTTCTTTCCTGTATGATTTTAAGATATGATGGATCTTTCATTCCATTGTTTGCTAGAGTGACGATTCAAAATCAGTTCAAGTTTTGCAATTCTGGATGGATTCTTTGAAATtaatttgtgatttttttttttcttttctttggttTTCTTCTGAAGCATGAAGGAAATACTAGAAAAGCATGACTTGCACTCGAAGAATCTTGAGAAGCTAGAACAACCATCTCTAGAGTTGCAGGTTGGCTTGTATCTCTTTTTGTAGATAATCTTTTATTTATCTTTGCATATTGTAAATTATTGCAGATGCAAatgtaattaattttttgaaattgtTTTATGGCTATGCTTTACATTTTTGTTGAGCAGGAAAGGAGTAGTATCTCAAGCAATCTATTGTTGTATGGGTCGTAACTCACAAGTTATATTGTCTAAATTTTTTCGCTATTTCAACTTAGCAAACACAGATTTACATTCTAATATTCAAGTTTAATTTATTCATGCAAGTTCTTTCCAGCATTCCCAGTTCTTGTGGTTTTTTTTGGGGGTGGAATTTACTTCATATTTTGTTTTATGTTAGCGATAAGGAAATAATTCCTATATATTTGCTGATTGCACCATTTggcatttttcttcttttttctttatttttgcatgctaagagtgaaaatatttgtaTATTAGTTGGTAGAGGACAGCAACCACTCCAGGTTGAGCAAGGAGATTGCAGAGAAAAGCCATCAACTGAGGTACAAGTCCTGATTTGTATGTCAGGTTCTGCTAATTTTATACGTGCATTTTAATGCATTAAATTGCACGTAAAACAGACAAATGAGGGGAGAAGAGCTCCAAGGATTAAATATAGAAGAGTTGCAGCAACTAGAAAAGTCTCTTGAAGCTGGCTTAAGCCGTGTGATTGAAAAGAAggtccatgaacctttcttttttCTGCAAGTTTGGTTTTCATCATAAGCATTGTTGGCTTGGTTATAAATTGCTGCTAACACTACTTATTTTTTGTTTCAGGGAGAGAAAATTATAAAAGAAATCAGGGAACTTCAAACAAAGGTCAGTTCTTGGActtcataatatttttacatgaATTCCTTTGGTATCATTTCTGCATGCAGTGTTTGTCTAAGAAGGGCATAACTATAAACTTCTATATGCATTGCTCCAGTGTTCATTGGTTGATATGAAAATGATTATGTTTATGTTTTGCATAGATTTATATCTATGTGTAACTTATCCGTGCAAATCTAACAACAAAAATACTATGTGTTTAACTAAATTCTCAAAGGATGCTTTCATACAATTACTTGAGTCGCAAGTGTTCTATAATTTAGGCAAAAAGATTTGTATTTGCATAAGAATAGTTTCTGTTATGTTTCGCAATTCTGTTATGCAGATTTGTAGTTCTCTCAAACTGTTTTGACGTCCGTTTTAGTATGGTGGGGTTTACTCGGTTGTTTGCTTTTTGCAGTGGTTAAGTAGTCCACTGTTAGGTGGTGACAGCTTTTTAGCTCGTTCCACTGGTTGTCGGTGCTAACATTTTGATTTCTCAGTTCGTAACATTTCTTCACATAacctttatttattaattttatttgtcatCTCAATTTACTTCTGAAACAAGTAGGGAATGCAATTAATGGAAGAGAATGAACGACTTCGACAACAAGTATGGCCTCGTTCTTTCTACTTATAATCTTTTGCTTTTGAATGTGCTTACGGTAACCGAATGTTCAACTGAAGGTGGTGGAGATATCTAATGGCCGAAAGCAGGCTGCTGCTGATTCAGAGAATTTGGTTTATGAGGAAGGGCAGTCGTCGGAGTCTGTAACCAATGTCTGCAACTCAAATGGTCCTCCACACGACTATGAAAGCTCAGATACGTCCCTCAAGCTGGGGTTAGTGTTGTGCTATAGTTTTCTGTATATGCtactaaatttaacttatatactTTGATTATTTCCCAAATTAA
This sequence is a window from Hevea brasiliensis isolate MT/VB/25A 57/8 chromosome 10, ASM3005281v1, whole genome shotgun sequence. Protein-coding genes within it:
- the LOC110651449 gene encoding MADS-box protein JOINTLESS → MAREKIQIKKIDNATARQVTFSKRRRGLFKKAEELSVLCDADVALIVFSSTGKLFEYCSSSMKEILEKHDLHSKNLEKLEQPSLELQLVEDSNHSRLSKEIAEKSHQLRQMRGEELQGLNIEELQQLEKSLEAGLSRVIEKKGEKIIKEIRELQTKGMQLMEENERLRQQVVEISNGRKQAAADSENLVYEEGQSSESVTNVCNSNGPPHDYESSDTSLKLGLVLCYSFLYMLLNLTYIL